One stretch of Gopherus flavomarginatus isolate rGopFla2 chromosome 2, rGopFla2.mat.asm, whole genome shotgun sequence DNA includes these proteins:
- the TOPBP1 gene encoding DNA topoisomerase 2-binding protein 1 isoform X2 → MKSDKEPFFVKFIKSSGNSEYFFKALESIKEFQSEEYLQILEEVPALNIKENDKSLYICDPFSGIVFSHLKKLGCRIVGPQVVIFCMQHQRCVPRAEYPVHNMAMADITISCTSLEKETREEVHKYVQMMGGRVYRDLNASVTHLIAGEVGSKKYLVAAALKKPILLPTWVKALWEKSQQGMIRYTDISMEDFICPLFRGCTICVTGLSSVDRKEVQRLTTEHGGQYTGQLKMNECTHLIVQEPKGQKYECAKKWNVQCVSIQWLFNSIENGFCQDEAMYKTESVQKQNTTPSTSTPTSQASKPDSCTLSDVSHISNISLNGINETACSSAVNSRLDPPPDDLENLDISSFQAPDDLLDGCRIYLCGFSGRKLDKMRRLINCGGGVRFNQLNEDVTHVIVGEYNGELKQFLNKTTHRPHAVTAKWLLECFGKGYLLPVEQYIPLNFQPIENTILEQPGIKRTVPKSNSLTKREAVKLVQHQNADEDDLLSQYVNNDSTLIEVEKLETGHFSDAAHITIQEEKRSSICHSSLTETSTVVEEGLFGRKRFLLLGFGEEDESCIVEIIKENSGKVLPPQNRAIADYAVVPLLGCKVESTVGDVVTNTWLIMCVEQQLLLNPQSNPLFTPVSVMEGSTPLEDCVLSFSQFTGAERDSLVFLAGLLGARVQEFFVRRANPKKGMFASTHLVVKEPDGSKYEAAKKWNLPAVTMAWLLESARTGKKADESKFPVENVNTGDKEESFVSQPNKTETTIMSSDIPDHPSNLLETGKKTAVMPLDVSRFQSKAFHSVISHHIGQKPTLPAEGRLLQKEPSLHLDTPSKFLSKDKLFKPSFDVKDALAALETPGAPNQRNRKPSTPLSEIIGRNLKLALANSTRHTAALTASPQLRAAQAEVVEDSKPLADLVICVSKKLSKKQSELNAVAASLGADYRWCFDETVTHFIYQGRQNDSSKEYKSVKEKGIHIVSEHWLLESAQEYKRLPESLFPHTYNPKMSLDISAVQDGRLSSSRLSSTGKTAKEAESISVDENDTADITTNQVKEAVTVREEQIAANEAKGVLTQTLEMRENFQKQLQEIMSATSIVKPQAQRGSLSRNGFDSSPTTPDGTRSVRNGRSRVLEALRQSRQAVMDINTEPSQNEQIVWDDPTAREERARLVSNLQWPNSPSQCSEQIQTDVNNMNDSPFRDSFVNREVAELAVHDSGDTGAAKVPKHPICSDPETPVKDDQVIPTPQAPSIAFPLANPPVAPQPKEKPAVDITPR, encoded by the exons ATGAAAAGTGACAAGGAGCCATTTTTTGTTAAATTTATAAAGTCTTCTGGAAactctgaatatttttttaaagctcttgAG TCCATAAAAGAATTTCAGTCAGAAGAATATCTCCAGATCCTTGAAGAAGTGCCAGCGCTCAATATAAAAGAGAATGACAAATCCCTTTACATCTGTGACCCTTTTAGTGGCATTGTCTTTAGTCATCTCAAAAAG CTTGGTTGTAGAATCGTTGGACCACAGGTAGTCATATTTTGTATGCAGCACCAGCGATGTGTCCCGAGAGCCGAATATCCTGTTCATAATATGGCCATGGCTGATATAACAATATCCTGTACTAGTCTTGAAAAAGAAACTAGG gAAGAAGTTCATAAGTATGTACAGATGATGGGTGGCCGTGTGTACAGAGATCTCAATGCATCAGTAACTCATCTTATAGCTGGAGAAGTTGGCAGCAAGAAATATTTAGTGGCTGCTGCTCTGAAGAAACCCATATTGCTTCCCACTTGGGTAAAAGCATTGTGGGAGAAGTCGCAACAAGG tATGATTAGATACACAGATATAAGCATGGAAGACTTCATATGTCCTTTATTTCGTGGCTGTACAATCTGTGTAACTGGCTTAAGTAGTGTGGACAGGAAGGAGGTCCAGCGTCTCACTACTGAGCATGGTGGTCAATACACAGGGCAGCTCAAGATGAATGAGTGCACCCATCTCATTGTTCAAGAGCCAAAAG GCCAGAAATATGAATGTGCCAAAAAATGGAATGTGCAGTGTGTGTCCATACAGTGGCTTTTTAACAGTATTGAGAATGGCTTCTGCCAGGATGAGGCAATGTATAAGACTGAGTCTGTACAAAAGCAAAATACCACACCCAGTACATCAACTCCTACTAGCCAAGCCAGCAAACCTGACA GTTGTACCCTTTCAGATGTCAGCCACATTTCCAATATCAGTTTGAATGGCATTAATGAAACTGCATGTAGCTCTGCTGTGAACAGCAGGCTGGATCCTCCTCCTGATGATCTGGAAAATTTGGATATCAGTTCTTTTCAAGCCCCTGATGATTTACTAGATGGGTGTCGA ATTTATCTCTGTGGCTTCAGTGGCAGGAAGTTAGATAAAATGAGAAGGCTTATTaactgtggtggtggtgttcGATTTAATCAACTCAATGAAGATGTCACCCATGTTATTGTGGGAGAATATAATGGTGAACTGAAGCAGTTTTTGAACAAGACTACTCACAG GCCTCATGCAGTGACAGCAAAatggttgctggagtgctttggtaAGGGTTACTTACTTCCAGTGGAGCAGTACATCCCTCTGAACTTCCAGCCAATAGAAAATACAATTTTGGAGCAACCTGGAATTAAGCGAACTGTTCCCAAAAGTAATAGTCTCACAAAAAGAGAAGCTGTGAAGCTTGTACAGCATCAGAATGCTGATGAAGACGACCTCCTCTCTCAATATGTGAATAATGATTCCACATTAA ttgaAGTTGAAAAGCTAGAAACTGGTCACTTCAGTGATGCTGCTCATATTACCATTCAAGAAGAGAAGCGGTCCTCTATCTGTCATAGTTCACTGACAGAGACTTCTACAGTGGTTGAAGAAGGCTTATTTGGCAGAAAGAGGTTCCTTCTTTTGGGTTTTGGTGAAGAGGATGAGTCCTGCATTGTAGAAATTATAAAGGAGAATTCTGGGAAAGTTCTACCCCCTCAAAACAGAGCAATTGCAGACTATGCTGTGGTTCCTTTACTGGGATGCAAGGTGGAGTCAACTGTAGGAGATGTTGTTACAAACACATGGCTG ATTATGTGTGTAGAACAGCAGCTCCTTTTAAACCCTCAGTCCAACCCACTTTTCACCCCAGTATCAGTAATGGAAGGAAGCACTCCTCTGGAAGACTGTGTGCTGTCTTTCAGCCAGTTTACTGGTGCAGAGAGAGACTCCCTGGTGTTCTTGGCAGGTCTTCTTGGAGCAAG aGTCCAGGAATTCTTTGTGCGAAGAGCCAACCCAAAGAAAGGAATGTTTGCCAGCACCCACCTAGTGGTCAAAGAGCCAGATGGTTCTAAATATGAAGCAGCAAAGAAATGGAATTTACCTGCAGTCACTATGGCTTGGCTCTTAGAATCTGCAAGGACAGGAAAGAAAGCAGATGAAAGCAAGTTCCCAGTTGAAAATGTTAACACTGGCG ATAAAGAAGAGAGTTTCGTAAGTCAGCCCAACAAGACAGAGACAACTATAATGTCTTCAGATATACCAGACCATCCTAGCAATCTCCTTGAAACTGGGAAGAAAACAGCTGTGATGCCTCTTGATGTGAGCCGATTCCAGAGTAAAGCTTTCCATAGTGTGATCTCACACCATATTGGGCAAAAGCCAACCCTTCCTGCAGAAGGAAGACTACTCCAGAAAGAACCATCTTTACACCTTGACACACCATCCAAATTTCTTTCCAAAGATAAGCTCTTCAAGCCTTCATTTGATGTAAAG GATGCCCTGGCAGCtttggaaactccaggggctcccAATCAGAGAAACAGGAAACCAAGTACTCCTCTCTCTGAAATCATTGGCAGGAACTTGAAATTAGCTCTGGCAAACAGCACTCGTCATACAGCAGCTCTTACTGCCAGCCCACAGCTGCGGGCTGCACAAGCAGAAGTG GTAGAAGATTCAAAACCTCTTGCTGATCTAGTCATATGTGTTAGTAAGAAACTCAGTAAAAAGCAAAGTGAACTGAATGCTGTTGCCGCTTCTCTTGGAGCAGATTACAG ATGGTGCTTCGATGAAACAGTAACTCACTTCATCTACCAGGGAAGACAAAATGACAGCAGTAAAGAATACAAATCTGTTAAAGAAAAGGGCATACACATCGTTTCAGAGCATTGGCTTTTAGAG AGTGCACAAGAATATAAACGACTTCCTGAATCTCTGTTCCCTCACACTTATAATCCCAAAATGAGTCTGGATATCAGTGCAGTGCAGGATGGCAGACTTTCTTCCAGTAGACTTTCATCAACTGGAAAAACAGCAAAGGAAGCTGAG AGTATTTCGGTGGATGAAAATGACACAGCAGATATAACTACTAACCAGGTAAAGGAAGCAGTCACAGTAAGGGAGGAGCAAATTGCAGCAAATGAAGCCAAAGGAG TTTTAACCCAGACACTGGAAATGAGGGAGAACTTTCAAAAGCAACTACAGGAGATCATGTCTGCAACATCGATAGTGAAACCACAAGCACAAAGAGGATCGTTGTCAAGGAATGGTTTCGACAGTTCCCCTACCACACCAGATGGCACACGATCTGTGCGTAATGGTCGTAGTAGAGTCTTGGAAGCTCTAAG GCAGTCACGGCAAGCAGTGATGGACATAAACACAGAGCCATCACAAAATGAGCAGATTGTCTGGGATGACCCCACTGCAAGAGAGGAGAGAGCAAGGCTCGTCAGCAACTTACAGTGGCCGAATAGTCCTTCACAGTGCTctgaacaaattcagactgatgtAAATAACATGAATGATTCCCCTTTCAGGGACTCCTTTGTTAATAGAGAAGTTGCTGAATTAG CTGTTCATGATTCAGGGGACACAGGTGCGGCAAAGGTTCCAAAGCATCCAATATGTAGTGATCCAGAAACCCCAGTAAAAGATGATCAAGTGATCCCCACACCGCAAGCTCCCAGCATTGCTTTCCCGCTGGCTAACCCTCCTGTGGCTCCACAGCCCAAAGAAAAG CCTGCTGTGGACATCACCCCACGTTGA